TCTGGGACGTGATCATCTTCCTGCTCAATGGTCTGATCTTTTTGCTGATCGGATTGGAGTTCCCGCTTGTATTGAAGCAATTGCAGGATACACAGATCTGGCCATTTATCGGTTACGCATTGGTGATAGCGCTGACAGCGCTCCTGATCCGTATGATCAGGGTATACTGGCAACAGTTCAATCTGCAAAGGGCTTTCCGGGGCAAGCGCCATATCAGCGAAGATGCTTTATTCGATTCCAAAACAAGTTTCATCATTACCTGGTCCGGGATGCGTGGGATCGTTTCTCTGGCCATCGCGCTCGGTCTTCCCATCGCACTGAAGAACGGCGAGCCATTCCCGATGCGGAATGAGATCATTTTCATCTCCATTGCCGTGGTGCTGCTTTCCTTGCTGGGACAGGGTTTGACCTTGCCCTGGGTGGTGAAGAAGTTCGGGAAATAGATTGTATACTTTTATAGCTGAAGCTTATAGCCGATATGTGATGCTTCAAAGCCCAGTCTTTCATAGAAGCGGTGCGCATCAGGCCGCTTCCTGTCTGTTGTGAGCTGCACCAGTCCGCAACCTTCCTTCCTGCATTTTTCTATCGCCCATTCAAACATGGCTTCCCCGAGTCCTTCGCCGCGGCGGTCACTTGCAATACGCATTGCTTCGATCTGTCCGCGTTTCATACCGCTGCGCGACAAACCAGGAATGAACGTCAGTTGCAGCGTTCCGGTTATCCTTCCATTTTCTTCAGCTACGGCAAGAAATTGATTTGGGTCTGTATCGATGGCATGAAAGGCATCGATATAAACCTGTTTTTCCGCATTCTCCCTCGATGCGCCCAGTATATCATCAGCAAGCAATGCTATAATAGCGTCCAGGTCTGCTGTTGCAGCCTTCCGGAATATCAGTTCAGTCATTTGCGATGTTTTAATACCCAGTATGTTTTCAAATATGCTGAAATAAACGCTGGGTTGGGTCAAAAACATTTCATTAACAAAAATACCTTTTGAAGCCTTTTAGGTGAATAATTATTCATTTATCTTTGCCCCGTGAAACCGAAAGATGAAGGAAAAATAGATGAGATCTATACGGCAACCCTGGCACTGGTGAAAGAACAGGGACTGGCCGGCATCACTATGAGTCAGATCGCCAGGAAAGCAGGCTTTGCAACCGGTACCGTGTACATCTATTTTGCCAATAAGGATGAACTGATCGTAAAATTGTTCGACAAATGCATCAATGATTACACCAGGGATCATTTTGCCGGCTACGACCCTTCCGCTCCTTTTAAAGTGGCCTTCCATACCATCTGGATGAATATGCTTCGCTACTCCATCGAGCATTTCCACGAAATGGTTTTCATTGAACAGTGTTTTCACTCACCTTTTATTTCCGAGGCAACCAGGAAAGCAACCAAAGACCGCTTACTTCCCTGGCGTGAACTGATAGAGCGCGGGAAAAAAGAAAAACTGATCAAACAGGTTGATGCATCCTGGATCATGCTTTTTGTAAGAGGTAGTGTGCGGGACCTGGTGAAACATTGCGCTTATCACCAGCTCAAGATCACCAATGAGTTCAGGGAAACCATGTTCGAAATGTGCTGGGATGGGATCAGGGACTGATTTTTTTGCGAAACGAATGAATAATTATTCATCCATGTAGAAAGTATCGAATAATACTTTTCCATTTTTCAACTTCTTGCGATTGCCTGTTATGGTCTGCTCAATCAGACCACCACATCCTTATTGCTTTAACTAAAATGAATATGCACTCAACACAAAAAAAGGGATTAATGGCGTTATGCTTAGGACTGGCAATGATTTGCTCCCTTGCCGTGCATGCCCAGAATCCAATGCCACTGGCCATGGACAAGGCCATCGAGCTGAGTTTACAGAACAGTAAGCAGCTGAAAGTGAACAAAGCGAAAATCGAAGCGGCAACCGGTCAACTGAAGCATGCATTGGATAATCGCCTGCCCGATGCAAAGATCAGCGGAGCTTATATGTTCCTGACATCGCCCAATATCGATCTCAAAACCGGCGAATCCAATGGCGGCGGCAGCAGCGCTTTCCCCAGGCCCAACCAGGCCATGTATGGTATGGCTTCCGTGAACATGCCATTGTATTCAGGACTGAAGATCCGCTATGGCATTGAATCTGCAAAGTTTCTGGAGAAAGCCGCAGAAGCAGATGCAGGCTACAGCAAAGAAGAAGTGATCCTCAATACCATCAACGCGTATTGTAATCTGTACAAGTCTATTTCCGCTGTGAAACTGGTAACGGAGAACCTGGGCCAGTCGCAGCAAAGAGACAAAGACTTTCAAAATCTCGAGAAGAACGGTTTGCTGGCGCGTAACGACCTGCTGAAAGCGCAGTTGCAAACAGCAAATATCGAGCTGGCGCTGGTAAATGCGGAGAACAATCTCAAGCTGGCCATGGTGAGCCTGAACCTGATGATGGGATTACCGGATCAGACCATCCTTCAACCTGATACTACCGGCTTTGAACAACCGCTTACAGCAGCCGGCATTGAAACTTACGTACAGCAGGCTTTCAGTAATCGTAAAGACATAGAAGCGCTCAGTCTTCGCAAAAAAGCAGCAGGTGCAGAAGTGAATGCCGTCAAAGGGGAATACTATCCCTCTATTGGTCTGACAGGCGGCTATGCTGCGGGGTATATTCCCAAACTCCTTACCGCCACCAATATCATGAATATTGGTGTGGGCCTCCAATACAACCTGGGTTCCTTGTGGAAGGCGAAATCCACCATTGCTATAGCGAAGGCCAATGAAAAGGAAATTGAAGCCAGCCAGGAAATGCTCAACGATCATATCAAATTATCGATCAACAAGGCTTACCTGAATTTCCTTTCTGCACAAAAACGGATCGAAGTGCAGGGGAAATCGGTGATCAATGCAACAGAGAATTATCGTATCACAAAAAACAAACACGACAATAACCTGGTCACCACAACGGAGTTGCTGGATGCGAATGTGGCCCTGCTGGAATCGCAGATCGCGCTGGAGGAAGCCAAAGCGGATATCGTTATGGCTTATAATTCACTGCTGGAGCAGGCTGGCATTCTACTCAACAATCAATCCGCGAAATAACAAGAACCCTTAAAGGATAAAAATATCATTATGTCAACTACAAGTAATGAACAAGGCGCAGTCAAAAAGCGTAACTATACTTTTCCGGTCATCCTCACGCTGCTCATTGTGGGCGGCGCCTGGTTTGGCATCAGCAAATACATCCATGCCCTTCATCACGAAGAAACGGATGATGCGCAGGTGGAAGCCAATATCAGTCCGGTTATCCCGCGTATCTCAGGTTATGTAACAGAAGTGCGCGTGAAGGATAACCAAATGGTGAAGAAAGGGGATACGCTGCTGATCCTGGACGATCGCGACATGAAACTCAAGCTGGAACAGACAATTGCGGCGCTTGCCACTTCACAGTCGAACCTGGAAGCAGCCCGCGCTACTGCCGGCGCCGCACATGCGAACATTGCCACAACACAGGCTTCCGTTTCCACCATCGATGCGCAGATAGAAACTGCCAGGGTGAATGTATGGCGCGCTACAGAAGATTTCAAGCGCTTTGAAAACCTCATTAAGGACCATTCCATCACCCAACAGCAATATGAGCAGGCCCTGGCCGGCAAACAAACAGCTGAAAGACAATTACAGGTATTGGAACAGCAGAAAGGACAGGCTTCGCACCAGGTAAATGCAGTGAGCTCTCAAAGCAATGCTTCCGCTTCACAGATCGGTATTGCGTCTGCAGCCATCAAAGAAAGGGAAGTAGCAGTGGATGATGCAAAGCTCAATCTTTCCTACACCGTGGTTACTGCTTCTTCAGATGGCAAGATCTCCAAAGTGAATGTGCGTGAAGGACAATTTGTGAATGCCGGCGCTGCTTTGTTCAGCATCGTGCAGGGAGAAGATGTTTGGGTTGTAGCCAATTTCAAGGAGACCCAGGTGGGGAAGATCCGTGAAGGACAAAAAGTGATCGTTGCGGTAGACGCATTCCCTGATCATGAGTTTGAAGCGAAGGTAGGTTCTTTCTCACCCGCCACCGGTGCGCGTTTTGCGTTGCTGCCCCCTGACAATGCCAGCGGTAATTTCGTGAAAGTGGTGCAACGTCTTCCTGTTCGTATCGAGTTCACGGATACCAAAGATTCCCTTATTCATTTGCTGAGGGCGGGTCTGAACGCAGACGTGGATATTCATCTCGATTCCAATTAATCATTACAAGATGCAAGATCAAAATTCACTGGTAGAGTATGGCCTCCGTCGCGTGATCATCACCATTACAGCGGTGGTGTGCGCGCTGCTGGAGATCATCGATACCACTATCGTGAACGTTGCCATCAGCGATATGCGGGGAACGCTTGGCGCCACGCTCAATGAAGTGAGCTGGGTGATCACAGCCTATGCCATCGCAAATGTGATCATCGTGCCGATGACCAGCTGGCTTTCGCAGCAATTCGGTCGTACCAATTATTTCGCAGCTTCGATCATATTGTTCACCGTATCATCGTTTCTCTGCGGCAATGCAACCGGTATCAATGAACTGATCCTTTTCCGTTTCCTGCAGGGATTGGGCGGTGGTGCGCTGCTGGTGACTTCACAGACGATCATCACTGAGATCTTTCCCGTGGAGAAACGCGCGATGGCCCAGGCTATTTATATGCTGGGCGTGATCGTTGGGCCCACGCTTGGCCCGCCATTGGGTGGTTATATCATCGAACATTATGCATGGCCATATATTTTCTATATCAATATTCCTGTAGGCGTACTGGCCACCTTGCTTACGATCCGGTATGTTAAAAGTCCGCGGTATGCGGAAAAAAGGAAAGCCAGCGAGGTGGACTGGCTCGGCATCGCTTTGCTGGCAGTAGCTGTAGGTTGTTTGCAATATATCCTTGAAAAAGGACAGGAGGAAGACTGGTTCAGTAATACTACCATCATCGTACTCACGGTAATGGCTATACTGGGTATCTTCTTCTTCATTTGGCGTGAGCTCACTTTCAAATATCCGATTGTTGAATTGCGGGTGTTGAAGAATAGTAACCTGCGGATTGGGGTGATCCTGAGTTTCATCATGGGCTTTGGATTGTACGGATCAACTTTCGTGATCCCTGTGTATACGCAATCCATCCTGGGCTGGAATGCGCAGCAAACGGGTATGCTGATGGTGCCGAGCGCCCTCATGATCGCGTTCATGATGCCGATAGTTGGACAATTGATCCAGAAAGGCGTTCCCCAAAAACTGCTCATCACCGGAGGATTCATTATCTTTTTTATTTTCTGTATGGGCTGTTATTATATCATCACGCCTTCTACGGGTGGAGATAATTTCTTCTGGGTGCTGATGATCCGTGGTGTGGGCCTTGGTTTCCTGGCAGTGCCGGTTTCTGTAATGTCATTGTCCACCCTGAAAGGACAGCAGATCGGGCAGGGGGCTGCTTTCTCCGGGATGATGCGCCAGTTGGGT
This portion of the Pseudobacter ginsenosidimutans genome encodes:
- a CDS encoding GNAT family N-acetyltransferase encodes the protein MTELIFRKAATADLDAIIALLADDILGASRENAEKQVYIDAFHAIDTDPNQFLAVAEENGRITGTLQLTFIPGLSRSGMKRGQIEAMRIASDRRGEGLGEAMFEWAIEKCRKEGCGLVQLTTDRKRPDAHRFYERLGFEASHIGYKLQL
- a CDS encoding TetR/AcrR family transcriptional regulator; this translates as MKPKDEGKIDEIYTATLALVKEQGLAGITMSQIARKAGFATGTVYIYFANKDELIVKLFDKCINDYTRDHFAGYDPSAPFKVAFHTIWMNMLRYSIEHFHEMVFIEQCFHSPFISEATRKATKDRLLPWRELIERGKKEKLIKQVDASWIMLFVRGSVRDLVKHCAYHQLKITNEFRETMFEMCWDGIRD
- a CDS encoding TolC family protein is translated as MALCLGLAMICSLAVHAQNPMPLAMDKAIELSLQNSKQLKVNKAKIEAATGQLKHALDNRLPDAKISGAYMFLTSPNIDLKTGESNGGGSSAFPRPNQAMYGMASVNMPLYSGLKIRYGIESAKFLEKAAEADAGYSKEEVILNTINAYCNLYKSISAVKLVTENLGQSQQRDKDFQNLEKNGLLARNDLLKAQLQTANIELALVNAENNLKLAMVSLNLMMGLPDQTILQPDTTGFEQPLTAAGIETYVQQAFSNRKDIEALSLRKKAAGAEVNAVKGEYYPSIGLTGGYAAGYIPKLLTATNIMNIGVGLQYNLGSLWKAKSTIAIAKANEKEIEASQEMLNDHIKLSINKAYLNFLSAQKRIEVQGKSVINATENYRITKNKHDNNLVTTTELLDANVALLESQIALEEAKADIVMAYNSLLEQAGILLNNQSAK
- a CDS encoding HlyD family secretion protein; this translates as MSTTSNEQGAVKKRNYTFPVILTLLIVGGAWFGISKYIHALHHEETDDAQVEANISPVIPRISGYVTEVRVKDNQMVKKGDTLLILDDRDMKLKLEQTIAALATSQSNLEAARATAGAAHANIATTQASVSTIDAQIETARVNVWRATEDFKRFENLIKDHSITQQQYEQALAGKQTAERQLQVLEQQKGQASHQVNAVSSQSNASASQIGIASAAIKEREVAVDDAKLNLSYTVVTASSDGKISKVNVREGQFVNAGAALFSIVQGEDVWVVANFKETQVGKIREGQKVIVAVDAFPDHEFEAKVGSFSPATGARFALLPPDNASGNFVKVVQRLPVRIEFTDTKDSLIHLLRAGLNADVDIHLDSN
- a CDS encoding DHA2 family efflux MFS transporter permease subunit, which produces MQDQNSLVEYGLRRVIITITAVVCALLEIIDTTIVNVAISDMRGTLGATLNEVSWVITAYAIANVIIVPMTSWLSQQFGRTNYFAASIILFTVSSFLCGNATGINELILFRFLQGLGGGALLVTSQTIITEIFPVEKRAMAQAIYMLGVIVGPTLGPPLGGYIIEHYAWPYIFYINIPVGVLATLLTIRYVKSPRYAEKRKASEVDWLGIALLAVAVGCLQYILEKGQEEDWFSNTTIIVLTVMAILGIFFFIWRELTFKYPIVELRVLKNSNLRIGVILSFIMGFGLYGSTFVIPVYTQSILGWNAQQTGMLMVPSALMIAFMMPIVGQLIQKGVPQKLLITGGFIIFFIFCMGCYYIITPSTGGDNFFWVLMIRGVGLGFLAVPVSVMSLSTLKGQQIGQGAAFSGMMRQLGGSFGVAMISTFISRQNMQHRSTLVSRLDIYDPEVQQRVEQLKASFIAKGQPVNVAEGSAYKLLDGTVNLQSTVLSYMDVFLYVGMMFLICVPVIIFFVKQSKTKVSMADAAH